TCTGACCGGTTAAAATCCGCATTTTTGGCAAATATGTCGCATGAAGTACGTACTCCTCTTAATGGAATACTGGGACTGGCACAATTGCTGTTAAAAACCGACATTGATAAAACCACCCATGACGATTATGTGAAAATGATTGTTGAGAGTGGAAATTCATTGCTTTCTTTAATTGAGGACATCATGGATGTTTCAAAGATCGAGGCCAAGCAAATGAAAATAAAATATAAGCCTTTTAAAATAAATGATTTAATGGATCAGTTGTTTTCTGTTTTTCTTGCTAACCCGCTTTATGTCCAGAAAAATGAGGGAAAACAAAGGATAGAATTGAAATGCAACAAGCCGGTTGAAAACCTTACTTTATTGTCAGATCCTGAGAGGCTTCAACAGATTTTAATCAATCTGATAGGGAACGCCATAAAATTCACTCAGGATGGTACTGTTGAGTTTGGTTATGAGTTAAAAAAAGACAAGATACTTTTTTATGTCAAGGATTCCGGTATAGGTATCCCTAAAGATAAAGCTGAGAAGATATTTGAAAGATTCATACAGGTTGATAGTACTTTAGCCCGTAAATTTAGCGGATCAGGCCTGGGATTGGCCATTTCAAAAGGATTAATAGATTTGCTTGATGGAGAGATATGGGTTGAGTCAGACCTGGGTAAAGGTTCTACCTTCTTTTTCACTGTTCCTTATTATACTACTTCTTTCATTGAAAGTACCTTACAGCCAGAAAAGGAAAGCCCTGTATATTATGACTGGGAAGGTTATACCTTATTAATGGTTGAAGATGATAAGATCAACAGCAGGGTAGTGGAAGCTATGTTGCGAAATACGAAAATAAAGGTCATTCATGTGGATAATGGTAAAAAAGCCATTGAAACAGTCAGGGACCACCCGGAAATTGATATAGTTTTGATGGATATGCATTTACCCGAATTGAGCGGGTTGGAGGCAACCAGGATAATTTTAAAGAACAGGGCTGATCTTCCGGTTATTGCACAAACAGCGAATGCGATGTCTGAAGATAAAGATCGCTGTATTGATGCTGGTTGTGTCGATTATATTGGTAAGCCGATTAATATGGATGACTTATAC
This portion of the Bacteroidales bacterium genome encodes:
- a CDS encoding response regulator, with translation DITDMHEKEEAQKKMEITAKAAEEKYKILTSLLPEIIIETDTTGRLTFASLRTIEVFEYGSDLYTNNLCLHDLIIRKDRERCKDFFKKTIAGEVILESEYTAITKSGYKFPVTIHATRMYSDGEVVGLSVVMFDITKEKHAERKALSYQENMLFLSNSALKFLTFSDEDDIFIFIGKSISKIVPKSVVIVFSYDQGNNISNIRYISGIHSQTQRVITALGKPPEDFLIELPRKFKNKYLSKKILMRLNGLEDAVDENWPKEPLEEIQKILHLHDYFAMGMSRRGKLYGGLLLATKTDDETVETQLVETFIYQAGIALHRKQVETELMRAKLAAEESDRLKSAFLANMSHEVRTPLNGILGLAQLLLKTDIDKTTHDDYVKMIVESGNSLLSLIEDIMDVSKIEAKQMKIKYKPFKINDLMDQLFSVFLANPLYVQKNEGKQRIELKCNKPVENLTLLSDPERLQQILINLIGNAIKFTQDGTVEFGYELKKDKILFYVKDSGIGIPKDKAEKIFERFIQVDSTLARKFSGSGLGLAISKGLIDLLDGEIWVESDLGKGSTFFFTVPYYTTSFIESTLQPEKESPVYYDWEGYTLLMVEDDKINSRVVEAMLRNTKIKVIHVDNGKKAIETVRDHPEIDIVLMDMHLPELSGLEATRIILKNRADLPVIAQTANAMSEDKDRCIDAGCVDYIGKPINMDDLYFKISRYLPERKS